Proteins encoded in a region of the Pseudomonas putida genome:
- a CDS encoding diguanylate cyclase, protein MPVEFMVFPAQSRLMPYVFLLCLTFALTLGGILARPIESLSLFWPVNAVLAGVLLRYPRQATFTGFSLVWLAMVGADLLCGSAWVPALWFNLCNLGVVVTLWQLLSRLPRLHRRMRTPHGVLSVFAACAAAAMVAASMAAVMAAPWFEQSLRATWLAWFSEQFSTSVLVLPVMLTAPSLRALVRGGAQPIRLAPLLVLLASLAFSIAFGGPGAIAFPIAALLWCAWTYSPFLVSLLTLTAGSTLIVAVAQNLMHFSVPQSEPGVTTLMSARLGIAMLVLGPLVVACVSQANRSLMARLARQATIDHLTGVLTRSAFTRRANALLDSRQQHAQALPLTLMMLDIDHFKSVNDAHGHAVGDQVLRQFAGTLQDQLHNDELFARLGGEEFAVIIPGLAPERAKFTAERLRRAVQDLHVMQADQRLQITVSIGLAGCDADMPAPSLDELLASADQALYRAKAHGRNRVEQAEAQRQVV, encoded by the coding sequence TTGCCGGTCGAGTTCATGGTTTTCCCAGCCCAATCGCGCTTGATGCCTTATGTCTTTCTGCTTTGCCTGACCTTTGCCCTTACCCTGGGCGGCATCCTGGCACGCCCGATCGAATCGCTGTCGCTGTTCTGGCCGGTGAATGCGGTACTGGCCGGCGTACTGCTGCGCTACCCCCGCCAAGCCACGTTTACCGGCTTCAGCCTGGTGTGGCTGGCCATGGTCGGCGCCGACTTGCTGTGCGGCAGTGCCTGGGTGCCGGCCCTGTGGTTCAACTTGTGCAATCTTGGCGTGGTGGTCACCCTCTGGCAGTTGCTTTCTCGCTTGCCACGGCTGCATCGGCGCATGCGCACCCCACACGGCGTGCTCAGCGTGTTCGCCGCCTGCGCCGCCGCCGCCATGGTGGCAGCCAGCATGGCAGCGGTAATGGCTGCCCCCTGGTTCGAACAGTCGTTGCGTGCCACCTGGCTCGCCTGGTTCAGCGAACAATTCTCGACCAGCGTGCTGGTGCTGCCGGTAATGCTTACAGCGCCCTCGCTGCGTGCCCTGGTGCGTGGCGGTGCACAGCCCATCCGTCTGGCACCGTTGCTGGTGCTGTTGGCCTCGCTGGCGTTCAGCATCGCGTTTGGCGGGCCTGGGGCCATCGCCTTCCCGATTGCCGCGTTGCTGTGGTGTGCCTGGACCTATTCACCGTTCCTGGTTTCACTACTGACGCTCACGGCCGGGAGCACACTGATCGTAGCGGTGGCACAAAACCTCATGCACTTCAGCGTGCCGCAGAGCGAACCGGGGGTCACCACGCTGATGTCGGCTCGCCTTGGCATCGCCATGCTGGTGCTAGGGCCGCTGGTGGTGGCCTGCGTCAGCCAGGCCAACCGCAGCCTCATGGCCCGCCTGGCGCGCCAGGCCACCATCGATCACCTCACCGGCGTGCTCACCCGCAGCGCTTTCACCCGTCGTGCCAACGCGCTGCTCGACAGCCGCCAGCAGCACGCCCAGGCGCTCCCGCTGACCCTGATGATGCTGGACATCGACCATTTCAAGTCGGTCAACGATGCTCATGGCCATGCGGTCGGTGACCAGGTGCTGCGCCAGTTCGCCGGCACCCTGCAGGATCAGTTGCACAACGACGAACTGTTCGCGCGCCTGGGCGGTGAGGAATTCGCGGTCATCATCCCCGGCCTTGCGCCAGAGCGGGCCAAGTTCACCGCCGAACGCCTGCGCCGCGCCGTGCAGGACCTGCATGTAATGCAGGCCGACCAACGCTTGCAGATTACCGTGAGTATCGGCCTGGCTGGCTGCGATGCCGACATGCCAGCCCCTAGCCTGGACGAACTGCTGGCGAGTGCCGATCAGGCGCTGTACCGGGCCAAGGCCCACGGCCGCAACCGCGTCGAACAGGCCGAAGCACAGCGCCAGGTGGTCTGA
- a CDS encoding sulfite exporter TauE/SafE family protein, with product MMDIAVLCVFAFAAGLIDAAVGGGGLIQIPALFNVLPTAQPAALLGSNKLASVCGTAFAARSFIRKVTLDWGLIVPAALSAFVMSFAGAATVSLVPSSVMRPAVLVLIVLMAIYTFCKKDFGTLHRPARIGRKEQCLAVLIGGAIGFYDGLFGPGTGSFLIFLFIRFFALDFLHASASAKVVNIATNLAALVFFVPTGNVLYAIALPMAVCNILGALTGTWLAVRKGAGFVRGLFLLLLCVLIAKLSWDLLAG from the coding sequence ATGATGGATATTGCTGTGCTTTGCGTGTTCGCCTTCGCCGCTGGGCTGATCGATGCCGCCGTGGGTGGCGGCGGGCTGATCCAGATCCCTGCGTTGTTCAACGTGCTGCCCACCGCGCAACCGGCGGCATTGCTCGGCAGCAACAAGCTGGCGTCGGTATGTGGCACGGCCTTCGCGGCGCGTTCGTTCATCCGCAAGGTGACGCTGGACTGGGGGTTGATCGTGCCGGCGGCACTCAGCGCCTTTGTCATGTCGTTCGCCGGAGCTGCCACGGTGTCGCTGGTGCCCTCCAGCGTGATGCGCCCGGCTGTGCTGGTGCTGATCGTGCTGATGGCCATCTACACCTTCTGCAAGAAGGACTTCGGCACCCTGCACAGGCCTGCGCGGATCGGCCGCAAGGAGCAGTGCCTGGCGGTGCTGATCGGCGGTGCGATTGGCTTTTACGATGGCCTGTTCGGCCCGGGTACCGGTAGCTTCCTGATCTTCCTGTTCATCCGCTTCTTTGCCCTGGACTTCCTGCACGCTTCGGCGTCGGCCAAGGTGGTGAACATTGCCACCAACCTGGCGGCGCTGGTGTTCTTCGTACCGACGGGCAACGTGCTGTATGCCATCGCCTTGCCGATGGCGGTGTGCAACATCCTTGGTGCGCTGACCGGTACCTGGCTGGCCGTACGCAAGGGTGCCGGCTTTGTCCGCGGGCTGTTCCTGCTGCTGTTGTGTGTGCTGATCGCCAAGCTGTCGTGGGACTTGCTGGCCGGCTAG
- a CDS encoding LysR substrate-binding domain-containing protein, with protein sequence MALDMLREIQAFVSVAHKRSFVAAARALGRSPSAVTRAVQTLEDNAGSKLLNRNANAVTLTEAGERLLPHAERLLDVQRDAADELAALSGSAQGWIRFAVPQLLGEHVLPQVLAEFSRCHPQVTLDVQCSDEALDPLQGKFDFVVRGAFPQSSELIGYPLWPYQRHLYASPAYLALAGTPQHPEDLEGHTLILHTAPRILKAWHFCRDGQITSLRPRPRLRLGSGHAVYHSTLAGAGIARLAAWVGEAQVNVGRLVRVCPHYRLTSSSGQDPQMHAVYPAGELPARVRDLLAALRRAGMGC encoded by the coding sequence ATGGCATTGGACATGTTGCGAGAAATCCAAGCGTTCGTCAGCGTGGCGCACAAACGCAGCTTCGTAGCCGCCGCCCGTGCACTGGGGCGCTCACCCAGTGCAGTTACGCGCGCGGTGCAAACCCTGGAAGACAATGCCGGCAGCAAGCTGCTCAACCGCAACGCCAACGCCGTGACCCTGACCGAAGCCGGCGAGCGCCTGTTGCCACACGCCGAACGCTTGCTGGATGTGCAACGCGATGCTGCCGATGAACTGGCCGCGCTAAGCGGCAGCGCCCAGGGCTGGATCCGCTTTGCCGTGCCACAACTGCTGGGGGAACATGTGCTGCCGCAGGTGCTTGCCGAGTTTTCCCGCTGTCACCCTCAAGTGACCCTGGACGTACAGTGCAGCGACGAAGCCCTCGACCCGCTGCAGGGCAAATTCGATTTCGTGGTGCGCGGTGCCTTCCCGCAATCGAGCGAACTGATCGGTTATCCGCTGTGGCCCTACCAGCGCCATTTGTATGCCAGCCCGGCGTACCTGGCCCTGGCCGGCACACCGCAGCATCCAGAGGACCTGGAGGGGCATACGCTGATCCTGCATACCGCGCCACGTATCCTCAAGGCCTGGCACTTCTGTCGCGACGGCCAGATCACCAGCCTGCGCCCCAGGCCCAGGCTGCGCCTGGGCTCGGGTCATGCGGTGTACCACAGCACCCTGGCCGGCGCCGGTATCGCTCGCCTGGCCGCCTGGGTCGGTGAGGCGCAGGTCAACGTCGGGCGCCTGGTGCGGGTGTGCCCGCATTACCGCCTGACGTCGAGCAGCGGCCAGGACCCACAGATGCATGCCGTGTACCCTGCTGGCGAACTGCCGGCGCGGGTGCGTGACTTGCTGGCAGCCCTGCGCCGTGCAGGCATGGGCTGTTGA
- a CDS encoding SH3 domain-containing protein, which yields MHYVVIEPHRSEYPQPIRFAKGTLLDIGPRYEGEPGWQDWYLCTCAGQAPGWVPAQLIERLSVCQGRALDHYSAHELDVDPGQRVQMVRPLNGWVWCRRQGNGELGWLPAEKLQRVSI from the coding sequence ATGCATTACGTAGTCATCGAACCCCACCGCAGCGAGTACCCCCAGCCTATTCGCTTTGCCAAGGGCACCTTGCTGGACATCGGCCCGCGCTACGAAGGCGAGCCAGGCTGGCAGGACTGGTACCTGTGCACCTGCGCAGGCCAAGCGCCAGGCTGGGTGCCGGCGCAGCTGATCGAGCGGCTCAGCGTGTGCCAGGGTAGGGCGCTGGACCATTATTCAGCGCACGAGCTGGATGTCGACCCAGGGCAACGGGTGCAGATGGTGCGTCCGCTCAATGGCTGGGTCTGGTGCCGACGCCAGGGTAATGGCGAGTTGGGCTGGCTGCCTGCAGAAAAGCTTCAGAGGGTTTCCATCTGA
- a CDS encoding alpha/beta fold hydrolase: MPAHHSTTTPPRRSRHTLLACALLPLGLMAVNLATAAPAQPEATVVADNFGPLKHINAGVLDVSYVEQGPADGPVVILLHGWPYDIHSFEQVAPDLAAKGYRVLVPYVRGYGQTRFLSAQTPRNAQPTALASDVIAFMDALHVRRAVLAGFDWGARTADIVAALWPERVKALVSVSGYLISSQEAAKAPLPPSAELQWWYQYYFATPRGQAGYEQNRHAFAKLIWQTASPSWAFDDATFERSAKALDNPDHVAITVHNYRWRLGLALGETRYDPLEAKLASFPSITVPTITLEGDANGAPHPPAEAYAQRFTGKYEYRLISGGIGHNLPQEAPQAFAKAVVDADHM, from the coding sequence ATGCCCGCCCATCACTCGACCACCACCCCGCCACGCCGTTCCCGCCATACCCTGCTTGCCTGCGCCCTGTTGCCGCTTGGGTTGATGGCCGTGAACCTCGCCACCGCTGCACCCGCGCAGCCCGAGGCAACAGTGGTGGCAGACAACTTCGGCCCGCTGAAACACATAAACGCTGGCGTGCTCGACGTGTCCTACGTGGAGCAAGGTCCAGCCGATGGCCCGGTAGTGATCCTGCTGCATGGCTGGCCCTATGACATTCACAGCTTTGAGCAAGTTGCACCTGACCTGGCGGCAAAAGGGTACCGAGTGTTGGTGCCCTACGTGCGCGGCTACGGCCAGACCCGCTTCCTGTCCGCGCAAACGCCACGCAATGCCCAGCCCACGGCGCTGGCCAGCGATGTCATTGCGTTCATGGATGCGCTGCATGTCCGGCGCGCTGTACTCGCCGGCTTCGACTGGGGTGCACGCACCGCCGATATCGTCGCGGCGCTGTGGCCCGAGCGGGTCAAAGCCCTGGTGTCAGTCAGTGGCTACCTGATCAGCAGCCAGGAGGCCGCCAAAGCCCCGCTGCCACCCAGCGCCGAGCTGCAGTGGTGGTACCAGTACTACTTCGCGACCCCACGCGGCCAGGCTGGCTATGAACAGAATCGCCATGCGTTCGCCAAACTGATCTGGCAAACCGCCTCGCCCAGCTGGGCCTTCGACGATGCCACCTTCGAGCGCAGCGCCAAGGCCCTGGACAACCCCGACCACGTGGCGATTACCGTGCACAACTATCGTTGGCGGCTGGGGCTGGCCCTGGGCGAAACACGCTATGACCCCCTGGAAGCCAAGCTGGCCAGTTTCCCCAGCATCACGGTACCGACCATTACCTTGGAAGGCGACGCCAACGGCGCCCCGCACCCACCGGCCGAAGCGTATGCGCAGCGCTTTACCGGCAAGTACGAATATCGGCTGATCAGCGGTGGCATCGGCCACAACCTGCCGCAGGAAGCACCACAGGCGTTTGCCAAGGCGGTGGTCGATGCGGACCACATGTAG
- a CDS encoding OprD family porin, which translates to MQGFTAPRFSSSARLAGGCIAAALCAEASAEEAGFIEGARATLQARNYFFSRDYADIKGASTQSRTQEWAQGFILNASSGYTQGTVGVGVDVTGLLGFKLDSSPAHAKSGLLPSLDSGKSADEYSRLGAAIKFKVSQTELKVGELMPNLPVLLFSDLRLLPPTYQGAMLESREIAGLTLNAGQFRSTSLRDSSNSQKMYALVNDPINPARLARFTSDRFNYVGADYAFNDNRTSVGVWQAQLEDIYQQRFYSFKHAEPLGDWTLGVNAGYFDAREDGRKIAGDYDNHALFSLFSAKTGGHTFYLGYQQIGGDDGFIQVGANTNPMGNTLPTYEFSAPGERSWQVRHDYNFVALGVPGLTSTLRYVKGRDVDTGLGFEGRDRERDLDLAYVVQSGPLAGLGIRVRNVMARSNYRTDIDENRLILSYTVKLF; encoded by the coding sequence ATGCAAGGTTTCACTGCACCGCGTTTTTCTTCGTCTGCGCGTCTTGCCGGCGGTTGTATTGCCGCAGCGTTGTGTGCCGAGGCTTCGGCAGAAGAGGCCGGTTTCATCGAAGGTGCCCGCGCCACACTGCAAGCGCGCAATTACTTTTTCAGCCGCGATTATGCCGATATCAAGGGCGCGAGCACCCAGTCGCGTACTCAGGAATGGGCACAGGGCTTTATCCTCAATGCCAGCTCCGGTTACACCCAGGGCACCGTTGGCGTCGGTGTGGATGTTACTGGCCTGCTTGGCTTCAAGCTCGACAGCAGCCCGGCGCATGCCAAGTCCGGTTTGCTGCCCAGCCTGGACAGCGGCAAGTCGGCGGACGAATACAGCCGTTTGGGGGCGGCGATCAAGTTCAAGGTGTCGCAGACCGAGCTGAAGGTGGGCGAGTTGATGCCCAACCTGCCTGTGCTGTTGTTCAGCGACTTGCGCCTGCTGCCGCCGACCTATCAGGGCGCGATGCTGGAATCGCGCGAGATAGCGGGGTTGACCCTGAATGCTGGCCAGTTCCGCTCCACCAGCCTGCGCGACTCGTCCAACAGCCAGAAGATGTACGCACTGGTCAACGACCCGATCAACCCGGCGCGGTTGGCGCGCTTTACCAGCGACCGCTTCAACTACGTGGGCGCCGACTATGCCTTCAACGACAACCGCACCAGCGTGGGGGTGTGGCAGGCGCAGTTGGAGGATATCTACCAGCAGCGCTTCTACAGCTTCAAGCACGCCGAGCCGCTGGGGGACTGGACGCTTGGGGTCAATGCCGGCTATTTCGATGCCCGCGAGGACGGGCGCAAGATTGCCGGCGATTACGACAACCATGCGTTGTTCAGCCTGTTCTCGGCCAAGACCGGTGGGCATACCTTTTACCTGGGTTACCAGCAGATCGGCGGCGATGATGGTTTCATCCAGGTGGGTGCCAACACCAACCCGATGGGCAATACGCTGCCGACCTATGAGTTCTCGGCGCCGGGTGAACGCTCGTGGCAGGTGAGGCATGACTACAATTTTGTCGCTTTAGGCGTTCCGGGCCTGACGTCGACCCTGCGCTATGTGAAGGGGCGGGACGTGGACACCGGGCTGGGCTTCGAGGGGCGTGACCGCGAGCGCGATCTGGACCTGGCCTATGTGGTGCAAAGCGGGCCGCTGGCTGGGCTGGGGATACGCGTGCGCAATGTGATGGCGCGCTCCAATTACCGCACCGATATCGATGAGAACCGCTTGATCCTCAGTTACACGGTCAAGCTGTTCTGA
- a CDS encoding MFS transporter, with protein sequence MPIANATTVHSDIDHGTKALYSKITWRLIPFLCFCYLAAYLDRINVGFAKLQMLEDLQFSTAAYGLGAGLFFVGYIIFEVPSNLILQRVGAKLWIARIMITWGLLSACTMFVTSTTQFYILRFLLGAAEAGFLPGVLFYLTMWYPTYRRGRIIALFMIGLPLSSVIGGPISGWIMGHFDQVHGLHGWQWLFLLEAIPSVLLGILTFWALPNHFQQAKWLSVDDKAQLAAHLAADDAEGKDSKHSFRDGFFNLKVWMLGGIDFSILLSAYAMGFWMPTFIRDAGVSDTFHIGLLTAIPSLAALAGMLMIGASSDRHRERRWHIIVPFIIGAIAMASSTMFSHNLVMTVVLFAIASAAIIGAVPVFFSLPATFLKGTAAATGFALACSVANIAGLVSNSLMGVVTDLTGTSHAALWVFAGCLILSCFLVIALPAKLVNR encoded by the coding sequence ATGCCAATTGCGAATGCAACCACGGTCCACAGTGACATCGACCATGGCACGAAAGCGCTGTACAGCAAGATCACCTGGAGGCTCATCCCCTTCCTGTGCTTCTGCTACCTCGCAGCTTATCTGGACCGCATCAACGTCGGCTTCGCCAAGCTGCAGATGCTCGAAGACTTGCAGTTCAGCACAGCGGCCTATGGCCTGGGTGCCGGGCTGTTCTTCGTCGGCTACATCATCTTCGAGGTGCCGAGCAACCTGATCCTGCAGCGCGTTGGCGCCAAGCTGTGGATCGCCCGCATCATGATCACCTGGGGCCTGCTGTCGGCCTGCACCATGTTCGTCACCAGCACCACCCAGTTCTATATCCTGCGTTTCCTGCTGGGTGCGGCCGAGGCCGGCTTCCTGCCCGGCGTGCTGTTCTACCTGACCATGTGGTACCCCACCTACCGGCGCGGGCGCATCATTGCCCTGTTCATGATCGGGCTGCCCTTGTCGAGCGTGATCGGCGGGCCGATTTCTGGCTGGATCATGGGGCATTTCGACCAGGTTCACGGTTTGCACGGCTGGCAGTGGCTGTTCCTGCTGGAGGCGATCCCCAGCGTTTTGCTTGGCATCCTCACGTTCTGGGCATTGCCTAACCATTTCCAGCAGGCCAAGTGGCTGTCGGTTGACGACAAGGCACAATTGGCGGCGCACCTGGCGGCTGATGATGCCGAGGGCAAGGACAGCAAGCACAGCTTCCGCGATGGCTTCTTCAACCTGAAGGTGTGGATGCTCGGGGGTATCGACTTTTCGATCCTGCTCAGTGCCTATGCCATGGGCTTCTGGATGCCGACCTTCATCCGTGATGCGGGCGTCAGCGACACTTTCCATATCGGCCTGCTCACAGCCATTCCGAGCCTGGCTGCACTGGCCGGCATGCTGATGATCGGGGCCAGCTCCGACCGCCATCGCGAACGCCGCTGGCACATCATCGTGCCGTTCATCATCGGTGCAATCGCCATGGCCAGCAGCACCATGTTCAGCCACAACCTGGTGATGACCGTGGTGTTGTTCGCCATTGCCTCGGCAGCGATCATTGGCGCGGTGCCGGTGTTCTTCAGCCTGCCGGCGACCTTCCTCAAAGGCACTGCTGCCGCCACTGGCTTTGCCCTGGCCTGCTCGGTGGCCAACATCGCCGGCCTGGTGAGCAACTCACTGATGGGCGTGGTCACCGACCTCACCGGTACCTCGCACGCTGCCCTGTGGGTGTTTGCCGGCTGCCTGATCCTCAGCTGCTTCCTGGTCATCGCCTTGCCGGCGAAGCTGGTCAACCGCTAG
- a CDS encoding N-carbamoylsarcosine amidohydrolase produces the protein MSDAQSARDNYQGVWGQRIGFGRKPALLMIDFMQGYTTPGAPLYAPGVVAAVEQAAGLLALARDCGTLVVHTNIRYQPPHFADGGVWVRKAPVMKDMVEGNPLAAFCQAVAPQAGEVVLSKQYASAFFATSLAPLLHAQGVDTVVLAGCSTSGCIRASAVDAMQHGFRTIVVRECVGDRHNDPHEANLFDIDSKYGDVVTRQDAMQQLRQLAG, from the coding sequence ATGAGCGACGCACAAAGCGCCCGTGACAACTACCAAGGAGTGTGGGGCCAACGCATTGGTTTTGGCCGCAAGCCGGCCCTGTTGATGATCGACTTCATGCAGGGCTATACCACCCCTGGCGCACCGCTGTACGCGCCGGGCGTGGTTGCGGCGGTCGAGCAGGCCGCCGGCCTGCTGGCGCTGGCCCGCGACTGCGGCACTTTGGTGGTGCACACCAACATTCGCTACCAGCCGCCGCATTTCGCTGACGGCGGCGTGTGGGTGCGCAAGGCACCGGTGATGAAGGACATGGTCGAAGGCAACCCGTTGGCCGCCTTCTGCCAGGCCGTCGCGCCACAGGCAGGGGAGGTGGTGCTGAGCAAGCAGTACGCCAGTGCCTTCTTTGCCACCAGCCTGGCCCCGCTGCTGCATGCGCAAGGGGTGGATACCGTGGTGCTGGCGGGCTGCTCGACCAGTGGCTGTATCCGCGCCAGTGCGGTGGATGCCATGCAGCACGGGTTTCGAACCATCGTGGTGCGCGAGTGTGTCGGCGACCGCCACAACGACCCGCACGAAGCCAACCTGTTCGACATCGACAGCAAGTACGGCGATGTCGTCACCCGGCAGGATGCCATGCAGCAACTCAGGCAACTGGCCGGCTGA
- a CDS encoding Asp/Glu racemase, whose protein sequence is MTKLYRIGQIVPSSNTTMETEIPAMLHARQAIRPERFTFHSSRMRMKQVKKEELAAMDAESDRCAVELSDAKVDVLGYACLVAIMAMGLGYHRQSEKRLQQATADNDALAPVITSAGALVEALHVMKAKRIAIVAPYMKPLTELVVNYIREEGFEVQDWRALEIPDNLAVARHDPANLPGIVAGMDLEGVDVVVLSACVQMQSLPAVAKVEAQTGKPVVTAAIATTYAMLKALDLEPVVPGAGALLSGAY, encoded by the coding sequence ATGACCAAGCTATACCGCATCGGCCAGATCGTGCCGAGCTCCAACACCACCATGGAAACCGAAATCCCGGCGATGCTCCACGCGCGCCAGGCGATCCGCCCCGAACGCTTCACCTTCCATTCCAGCCGCATGCGCATGAAGCAGGTGAAGAAGGAGGAGCTGGCCGCCATGGACGCCGAGTCCGACCGCTGCGCCGTCGAGCTGTCCGACGCCAAGGTCGATGTGCTGGGCTACGCCTGCCTGGTGGCGATCATGGCCATGGGCCTGGGCTATCACCGCCAATCGGAAAAGCGCCTGCAGCAGGCCACTGCCGATAACGACGCACTGGCACCGGTCATCACCAGTGCCGGGGCGTTGGTCGAAGCCTTGCATGTGATGAAGGCCAAGCGCATCGCCATCGTCGCACCGTACATGAAGCCGCTGACCGAGCTGGTGGTGAACTACATCCGCGAGGAAGGCTTCGAGGTGCAGGACTGGCGCGCGCTGGAAATCCCCGACAACCTCGCCGTGGCCCGCCACGACCCGGCCAACCTGCCGGGCATCGTCGCCGGCATGGACCTTGAGGGCGTCGATGTGGTGGTGTTGTCGGCCTGCGTGCAGATGCAATCGCTGCCGGCGGTGGCCAAGGTCGAGGCGCAAACCGGCAAGCCGGTGGTCACTGCCGCCATCGCCACCACTTACGCCATGCTCAAGGCGCTCGACCTGGAACCGGTCGTGCCGGGTGCCGGTGCCCTGCTGTCGGGTGCCTACTGA
- the nicD gene encoding N-formylmaleamate deformylase, with translation MSTFVAGGNVSANGIRQHYLRYGGKGHALILVPGITSPAITWGFVAERLGQHFDTYVLDVRGRGLSSSGPELDYGTDACAADIPAFAAALGLDSYHLVGHSMGARFAIRAAARGAPGLQRLVLVDPPVSGPGRRAYPSKLPWYVDSIRQATVGMSGDDMRAFCATWSDEQLALRAEWLHTCYEPAIVRAFDDFHEVDIHQDLPTVRQPALLMVAGRGGVIEPRDIAEIRELKPDTQVVTVDNAGHMIPWDDLEGFFAAFGDFLDQPLV, from the coding sequence ATGAGCACCTTCGTCGCCGGCGGCAACGTCAGCGCCAATGGCATCCGCCAGCATTACCTGCGCTATGGCGGCAAGGGCCATGCGCTGATCCTGGTGCCGGGCATTACCAGCCCGGCGATCACCTGGGGCTTCGTCGCCGAGCGCCTTGGGCAGCACTTCGACACCTATGTGCTGGATGTGCGTGGGCGCGGCTTGTCTTCAAGCGGCCCGGAACTGGATTACGGCACCGACGCTTGTGCCGCCGACATCCCGGCCTTTGCCGCAGCGCTGGGCCTGGACAGCTACCACCTGGTCGGGCACTCGATGGGCGCGCGCTTCGCCATTCGCGCGGCAGCCCGAGGCGCACCGGGGCTGCAGCGGCTGGTACTGGTCGACCCACCGGTGTCCGGGCCGGGCCGCCGCGCCTACCCGAGCAAGCTGCCGTGGTATGTCGATTCGATCCGCCAGGCCACGGTTGGCATGAGCGGCGATGACATGCGTGCCTTCTGCGCTACCTGGAGCGACGAGCAACTGGCGCTGCGTGCCGAATGGCTGCACACCTGCTACGAGCCGGCGATCGTGCGCGCCTTCGACGATTTCCATGAGGTGGACATCCACCAGGACCTGCCCACCGTGCGCCAGCCGGCGCTGCTGATGGTGGCCGGGCGCGGCGGGGTGATCGAGCCACGCGACATTGCCGAAATCCGCGAGCTCAAGCCGGATACCCAGGTTGTAACGGTAGACAACGCTGGCCACATGATCCCTTGGGATGACCTTGAAGGTTTTTTTGCCGCCTTTGGCGATTTCCTCGACCAACCCCTTGTCTGA